A stretch of the Sulfurimonas sp. HSL3-1 genome encodes the following:
- a CDS encoding cyclophilin-like fold protein yields the protein MMIFIALFTLPLAARDGGNLMQISVHANGNTTLFQLNDSPAAKALYAQLPLTIEVEEYGSNEKIFYPPKKLSTDNTPLAEAKAGTLAYYAPWGDVVMFYKDFGKASGLYELGHAVEGGGYIETMSGVITVEAAE from the coding sequence ATGATGATCTTCATAGCGCTCTTCACCCTGCCTCTGGCCGCCCGCGACGGAGGTAACCTCATGCAGATCAGCGTCCACGCCAACGGAAACACCACCCTCTTTCAACTCAACGACTCCCCCGCCGCGAAGGCCCTCTACGCCCAACTCCCCCTCACCATCGAAGTAGAGGAGTACGGCAGCAACGAAAAGATCTTCTACCCCCCGAAGAAACTCTCAACGGACAACACGCCCCTGGCGGAAGCTAAAGCGGGCACCCTTGCCTACTACGCTCCCTGGGGCGACGTCGTCATGTTCTACAAGGATTTCGGAAAGGCAAGCGGGCTGTACGAGCTGGGGCATGCCGTCGAAGGCGGCGGGTATATTGAAACGATGTCCGGGGTCATCACGGTCGAAGCGGCAGAGTAA
- a CDS encoding NAD(P)/FAD-dependent oxidoreductase: MQKYDVIIIGGGVSGLSCAITLGSAGPKMEIARAKNILVIDAGKSHLNMAELHNVPGVAEGTKGPELLASLAARAEAYENVVLQEDTVTSVSGSAGAFTVNTESGESYEADTVVFANGMQTIAVEGIGAPVVDHVRAPRPGMVMIENSNGVVDEGKYVTGCAAGATSMFASAAGYGAQTATDIISAWAGKYTVIHDVLKKR, from the coding sequence ATGCAAAAATACGATGTCATTATCATCGGCGGCGGGGTTTCGGGACTCTCGTGCGCCATCACGCTGGGATCGGCGGGGCCGAAAATGGAGATCGCACGCGCGAAAAATATCCTCGTCATCGACGCCGGGAAGTCCCATCTGAACATGGCGGAGCTCCATAACGTCCCCGGTGTCGCCGAAGGGACGAAGGGTCCCGAACTGCTGGCCTCTTTGGCAGCGCGGGCGGAAGCGTATGAGAACGTCGTCTTGCAAGAAGACACCGTCACCTCCGTCTCCGGGAGTGCGGGGGCGTTTACAGTCAACACCGAATCGGGCGAAAGCTACGAGGCGGATACCGTCGTCTTTGCCAACGGGATGCAGACCATCGCTGTCGAGGGTATCGGCGCCCCCGTCGTTGACCACGTCCGCGCCCCGCGCCCCGGTATGGTGATGATCGAAAACAGTAACGGCGTCGTCGACGAAGGCAAGTATGTCACCGGCTGTGCGGCGGGCGCCACCTCCATGTTCGCCTCGGCCGCGGGCTACGGGGCGCAGACGGCGACGGACATCATCAGCGCATGGGCCGGCAAATACACCGTCATCCACGACGTGCTCAAAAAGCGCTAA
- a CDS encoding SDR family NAD(P)-dependent oxidoreductase: MSKKNVLITGGARGIGAATAKALAADGHRVFINYVNSTQVANDLASAINGAGGEAYPIQADVRDEESIKAMFDTIKRDHGGVDILVSNANMHFTQKPFMEQSWDEFSQKLNDEIRASYLCARYAAASMTEKKFGRLIFISSTLSESPAPSFIAHGSAKGALDTFSKYLAQELGAHGITSNIVAPGLVLTDATEGAPEAFKEFIRSMTPTQTISRPEDVANAVSFLAKEESAQVTGAYLSVSGGAYMS; encoded by the coding sequence ATGTCTAAGAAAAATGTTCTGATTACCGGCGGTGCCAGAGGCATCGGCGCGGCCACGGCCAAAGCCCTCGCCGCAGACGGCCACCGCGTGTTTATCAACTACGTCAACAGCACCCAGGTCGCCAATGACCTGGCCTCGGCCATCAACGGTGCCGGCGGCGAAGCGTACCCCATCCAGGCGGACGTCCGGGACGAAGAAAGCATCAAGGCGATGTTCGACACCATCAAACGCGACCACGGCGGCGTCGACATCCTCGTCTCCAATGCCAACATGCACTTTACGCAGAAGCCGTTCATGGAGCAGAGCTGGGACGAATTTTCCCAGAAGCTCAACGACGAAATTCGCGCCTCCTACCTCTGTGCCCGGTATGCCGCAGCCTCGATGACGGAGAAGAAGTTCGGCCGCCTGATCTTTATCTCCAGCACCCTCTCCGAAAGTCCGGCGCCCTCTTTCATCGCCCACGGTTCCGCCAAGGGTGCGCTCGACACCTTCAGCAAGTACCTTGCGCAGGAGCTGGGTGCGCATGGCATCACCTCCAACATCGTCGCGCCGGGCCTGGTTCTCACCGATGCGACCGAAGGCGCCCCGGAGGCGTTCAAAGAGTTCATCCGCTCCATGACGCCGACGCAGACGATCTCCAGACCCGAAGATGTCGCGAACGCCGTCAGCTTCCTCGCCAAAGAGGAGAGCGCCCAGGTGACGGGGGCCTACCTCTCCGTCAGCGGCGGGGCTTATATGTCGTAA